A single window of Coleofasciculus sp. FACHB-1120 DNA harbors:
- a CDS encoding HU family DNA-binding protein, translating to MNKGELVDAVADKASVTKKQADAVLTAALEAIMEAVSSGDKVTLVGFGSFESRERKAREGRNPKTGDKMEIPATKVPAFSAGKLFKEKVAPED from the coding sequence ATGAATAAAGGTGAATTGGTTGATGCAGTGGCAGACAAGGCTTCTGTCACTAAGAAGCAAGCAGATGCTGTTTTGACGGCTGCCTTGGAAGCTATCATGGAAGCTGTTTCTTCTGGCGATAAGGTGACTTTGGTGGGTTTTGGCTCCTTTGAATCGCGGGAACGCAAAGCCCGCGAGGGTCGCAACCCTAAAACTGGGGACAAGATGGAAATCCCCGCAACGAAGGTTCCTGCATTTTCTGCGGGTAAGTTGTTTAAAGAAAAAGTCGCACCCGAAGATTAA